The following coding sequences are from one Ancylobacter sp. TS-1 window:
- a CDS encoding ring-cleaving dioxygenase yields MNRNGIHHVTAIAGNARRNVEFYTRTLGLRLVKKTVNFDDPGTYHFYYGDEAGAPGTILTFFPWDHVAPGRLGIGETQETSFRVPEGSIGYWTQRFVEKGVAHSAPVKRFGETVLAFKDPHGMRLALVGVAGIENQPTWIGTDVPAENAIRGFHGVNLLLAEAAPTGAILTDVFGFTQIGREGSLVRFKAEGTDVGSIVDIHEAGGFLPARMGGGSVHHIAFRAADDEAEFAMVRKLAENHGIRTTEQKDRNYFRSVYFREPGHVLFEIATDVPGFAADEPMAKLGEALKLPGFLEGRRDQIEAVLPEIA; encoded by the coding sequence ATGAACCGCAACGGCATCCATCATGTGACGGCGATCGCTGGCAATGCGCGCCGCAACGTCGAATTCTACACCCGCACGCTCGGTCTCCGGCTGGTCAAGAAGACCGTCAATTTCGACGATCCGGGCACCTATCACTTCTATTATGGCGACGAGGCCGGCGCGCCCGGCACGATCCTCACCTTCTTCCCGTGGGATCACGTGGCGCCCGGCCGCCTCGGCATCGGCGAGACGCAGGAGACCTCCTTCCGCGTGCCGGAAGGCTCGATCGGCTACTGGACGCAGCGCTTCGTCGAGAAGGGCGTGGCGCACAGCGCGCCGGTGAAGCGCTTCGGCGAGACCGTGCTGGCCTTCAAGGACCCGCACGGCATGCGCCTCGCGCTGGTCGGCGTGGCCGGCATCGAGAACCAGCCCACCTGGATCGGCACCGACGTGCCCGCCGAGAACGCCATTCGCGGCTTCCACGGCGTGAACCTGCTGCTGGCCGAGGCGGCGCCCACCGGCGCCATCCTCACCGACGTCTTCGGGTTCACCCAGATCGGCCGCGAGGGCTCGCTGGTGCGCTTCAAGGCCGAGGGAACCGATGTCGGCTCCATCGTCGACATTCATGAGGCCGGCGGCTTCCTTCCCGCCCGCATGGGCGGCGGCTCGGTGCATCACATCGCCTTCCGCGCCGCGGATGACGAGGCTGAGTTCGCCATGGTGAGGAAGCTCGCCGAGAATCACGGCATCCGCACCACGGAGCAGAAGGACCGCAACTACTTCCGGTCCGTCTACTTCCGCGAGCCTGGCCATGTGCTGTTCGAGATCGCCACCGACGTTCCCGGCTTCGCCGCGGACGAGCCGATGGCGAAGCTCGGCGAGGCGCTGAAGCTGCCCGGCTTCCTCGAGGGCCGCCGCGACCAGATCGAGGCCGTGCTGCCCGAGATCGCCTGA
- a CDS encoding alpha/beta hydrolase: protein MTDTALSFVHRYEPASEAGAPPLLLLHGTGGDENDLIQLGRMISPGSALLSPRGKVLEGGMPRFFRRLREGVFDEADVRLRAAELAAFIAEARAAHGLAAPVAVGFSNGANIAAALLLTQPDVLAGAVLLRAMVPLADPPAADLGGRGVLLLSGGMDPIVPEENAARLAGQLRAAGASLDHRTLPVGHGLSQADITLARQWISAPRRVAA, encoded by the coding sequence ATGACCGACACCGCGCTTTCCTTCGTGCATCGCTATGAGCCCGCCAGCGAGGCGGGCGCGCCCCCGCTGCTGCTGCTGCACGGCACCGGCGGCGACGAGAACGACCTGATCCAGCTCGGCCGCATGATCTCACCGGGCTCGGCGTTGCTCTCCCCGCGCGGCAAGGTGCTGGAGGGCGGCATGCCGCGCTTCTTCCGCCGGCTGCGCGAGGGCGTGTTCGACGAGGCGGACGTGCGTCTGCGCGCCGCCGAGCTTGCCGCCTTCATCGCCGAGGCGCGCGCGGCCCATGGGCTCGCCGCCCCGGTGGCGGTCGGCTTCTCCAACGGCGCCAACATCGCCGCCGCCCTGCTGCTGACCCAGCCTGATGTGCTGGCCGGCGCCGTGCTGCTGCGCGCCATGGTGCCGCTGGCCGATCCGCCGGCGGCCGATCTCGGCGGGCGCGGCGTGCTGCTGCTCTCCGGCGGCATGGATCCCATCGTGCCGGAGGAGAACGCCGCCCGGCTCGCCGGCCAGTTGCGCGCGGCGGGAGCCTCGCTCGACCACCGCACCCTGCCGGTCGGGCACGGGCTTTCGCAGGCCGACATCACGCTGGCACGCCAGTGGATTTCGGCGCCGCGCCGGGTCGCCGCCTGA
- a CDS encoding neutral zinc metallopeptidase has translation MRWEDFRRSKNVEDRRGQSGGFGGGLGGGLGGGFGRGGGMRGRGGLGIGGLIVIGLIAWATGINPAVLIGGAEILLGDGEGSGYSQPQGQPAPSRSISTEDKKLGDFAAVVLAQTEDVWTPIFKAEGATYSEPGLVLFSGATRSACGAADSAVGPFYCPRDQKVYLDTSFFKEMSQRFRAPGDFAAAYVIAHEVGHHVENQIGLLAKVQAAQRQASPAEANALSVRVELMADCLAGVWAHHANAQWRILEDGDIEEAMNAASAIGDDRLQKQTQGYVVPDSFTHGTSAQRMKWFKLGLDGGSMQRCNTFQGNI, from the coding sequence ATGCGTTGGGAGGATTTTCGGCGGAGCAAGAACGTCGAGGATCGCCGGGGCCAGAGCGGCGGCTTCGGCGGCGGTCTGGGCGGCGGGCTCGGCGGCGGCTTCGGCCGAGGCGGTGGCATGCGCGGGCGCGGCGGGCTCGGCATCGGCGGACTGATCGTCATTGGCCTCATCGCCTGGGCGACCGGCATCAATCCGGCCGTGCTCATCGGCGGGGCCGAGATCCTGCTCGGGGACGGCGAGGGTAGCGGCTACAGCCAGCCCCAGGGCCAGCCGGCGCCCTCGCGCAGCATCAGCACCGAGGACAAGAAGCTCGGCGACTTCGCCGCCGTCGTGCTGGCCCAGACCGAGGATGTCTGGACGCCGATCTTCAAGGCCGAGGGTGCGACCTATAGCGAGCCGGGCCTCGTGCTGTTCTCCGGCGCCACGCGCTCGGCCTGTGGCGCGGCGGATTCGGCGGTCGGGCCGTTCTATTGCCCGCGCGACCAGAAGGTCTATCTCGACACCTCCTTCTTCAAGGAAATGAGCCAGCGCTTCCGTGCGCCGGGCGACTTCGCCGCCGCTTATGTGATCGCGCATGAGGTCGGCCACCATGTCGAGAACCAGATCGGCCTGCTGGCGAAGGTGCAGGCGGCGCAGCGCCAGGCTTCCCCGGCCGAGGCCAATGCGCTGTCGGTGCGCGTCGAACTGATGGCCGACTGCCTCGCCGGCGTCTGGGCGCATCACGCCAATGCGCAGTGGCGCATCCTTGAGGACGGCGATATCGAGGAGGCGATGAACGCCGCCTCCGCCATCGGCGACGACCGGCTGCAGAAGCAGACGCAGGGCTATGTCGTGCCGGACAGCTTCACCCACGGCACCTCGGCGCAGCGCATGAAGTGGTTCAAGCTGGGACTGGACGGCGGCTCCATGCAGCGCTGCAACACCTTCCAGGGCAATATCTGA
- the moaB gene encoding molybdenum cofactor biosynthesis protein B: protein MSTQSNPTPFVPLAIAVLTISDTRTPADDRSGNTLVERLETAGHRLADRAIVTDDVEAIRSRVANWIADPAVDVVITTGGTGFTGRDVTPEAVEPLFEKRMDGFSTVFHMVSFGKIGTSTLQSRATAGVANATYVFCLPGSPGACRDGWDEILVHQLDIRHKPCNFVEILPRLDEHLKRGKLRAPA, encoded by the coding sequence ATGAGTACCCAGTCCAACCCGACGCCCTTCGTGCCGCTGGCGATCGCCGTGCTGACGATCTCCGACACCCGCACCCCGGCCGACGACCGCTCCGGCAACACGCTGGTGGAGCGGCTGGAGACGGCCGGCCACCGCCTTGCCGACCGCGCCATCGTGACCGACGATGTGGAGGCGATCCGCTCCCGCGTCGCCAATTGGATCGCCGACCCGGCGGTCGATGTGGTGATCACCACCGGCGGCACCGGCTTCACCGGCCGCGACGTGACACCGGAGGCGGTGGAGCCGCTGTTCGAGAAGCGCATGGACGGCTTCTCGACCGTGTTCCACATGGTCTCCTTCGGCAAGATCGGCACCTCGACCCTGCAGAGCCGCGCCACCGCCGGGGTCGCCAACGCGACCTATGTTTTCTGCCTGCCGGGCTCGCCCGGCGCCTGCCGCGACGGCTGGGACGAGATCCTCGTCCACCAGCTCGATATCCGCCACAAGCCCTGCAATTTCGTCGAGATATTGCCCCGGCTCGACGAGCATCTGAAGCGCGGCAAGCTGCGCGCGCCGGCGTAA
- a CDS encoding glycosyl transferase, whose translation MISVVIPTGETSKLLIPTLASLVPGAAAGIVREVVLVDSGGQAEVAEIADAAGCEYMEGPADPGARLAAGAAAARAPWLLFLEPMGLLQDGWTREVRSFTDQAERSGATDSRAATFRLALDGFGVSPRLKEAAAVIGHALTGRPRPEQGLLIHRSFYDVLGGHSHGAHTARRLFARVGRRRLVLLRSQMLLPEG comes from the coding sequence GTGATCTCGGTCGTCATTCCCACCGGTGAGACTTCCAAGCTGCTGATCCCGACCCTGGCCTCGCTCGTGCCCGGCGCTGCCGCCGGCATCGTCCGCGAGGTCGTGCTCGTCGATTCGGGCGGGCAGGCGGAGGTGGCGGAGATCGCCGACGCGGCGGGCTGCGAATATATGGAAGGCCCCGCCGATCCCGGCGCCCGGCTGGCCGCCGGCGCGGCGGCGGCGCGCGCGCCCTGGCTGCTCTTTCTCGAACCGATGGGGCTGCTGCAGGACGGCTGGACGCGCGAGGTGCGCAGCTTCACCGACCAGGCCGAGCGCAGCGGCGCGACGGATTCGCGGGCGGCGACCTTCCGGCTGGCGCTGGACGGTTTCGGCGTGTCGCCGCGCCTCAAGGAAGCCGCGGCCGTCATCGGCCACGCGCTGACCGGGCGGCCGCGCCCCGAGCAGGGGCTGCTGATCCATCGCAGCTTCTACGACGTGCTCGGCGGGCATAGCCACGGCGCCCACACGGCGCGCCGGCTCTTCGCCCGCGTCGGCCGGCGGCGGCTGGTGCTGCTGCGCTCGCAGATGCTGCTGCCCGAGGGCTGA
- a CDS encoding PA0069 family radical SAM protein produces the protein MDISAPPAPGGVVDGERRRGRGALSNAAGRFEPHAREAFDDGWQSLDDLPAFRTSVTVEKPRTIINRNDSPDVGFDRSINPYRGCEHGCVYCFARPTHAYQGLSAGLDFETKLFAKPDAPELLEKELARPGYEPRTIALGINTDGYQPIEREWRLTRRILEVLSAFGHPVGIVTKSALVLRDLDILAPMAERGLVKVALSVTSLDHKLARLMEPRAATPQRRLDTIRRLSEAGVPTAVLVAPVIPAVTDAEIERILDAAAAAGASEAGYVMLRVPLEIRDLFREWLLAHFPDRYRHVLSLLKEMHGGREYDSTFGQRMTGSGPYAWTMARRFEIAVERLGLNKRHTRLTTRHFRRPPRKGEQLSLFGEET, from the coding sequence ATGGACATTTCCGCGCCGCCGGCGCCGGGCGGCGTGGTCGACGGCGAGCGCCGGCGCGGGCGCGGCGCCCTCTCCAACGCGGCGGGCCGCTTCGAGCCGCATGCGCGCGAGGCGTTCGACGACGGCTGGCAGAGCCTCGACGACCTGCCGGCCTTCCGCACCAGCGTGACGGTGGAAAAGCCGCGCACCATCATCAACCGCAATGATTCGCCCGATGTCGGCTTCGACCGCTCGATCAATCCCTATCGCGGCTGCGAGCATGGCTGCGTCTACTGCTTCGCGCGGCCGACCCATGCCTATCAGGGCCTCTCCGCCGGGCTCGACTTCGAGACCAAGCTGTTCGCCAAGCCGGACGCGCCGGAACTGCTGGAGAAGGAACTCGCCCGGCCCGGCTACGAGCCGCGCACCATTGCGCTCGGCATCAACACCGACGGCTACCAGCCGATCGAGCGCGAATGGCGGCTGACCCGGCGCATCCTCGAAGTGCTGAGCGCCTTTGGCCATCCGGTCGGCATCGTCACCAAGTCGGCGCTGGTGCTGCGCGACCTCGACATCCTCGCGCCGATGGCCGAGCGCGGGCTGGTCAAGGTGGCGCTGTCCGTCACCTCGCTCGACCACAAGCTCGCCCGCCTCATGGAGCCGCGCGCGGCGACGCCGCAGCGCCGGCTCGACACCATCCGCCGGCTGAGCGAGGCGGGCGTGCCGACCGCCGTGCTGGTCGCCCCCGTCATCCCGGCCGTGACCGACGCGGAGATCGAGCGCATTCTCGATGCCGCCGCCGCCGCCGGGGCGTCGGAAGCCGGCTATGTCATGCTGCGCGTGCCGCTGGAGATCCGCGACCTGTTTCGCGAATGGCTGCTGGCGCATTTCCCGGACCGCTACCGCCATGTGCTCTCGCTCCTGAAGGAGATGCACGGGGGACGCGAATATGATTCGACCTTCGGCCAGCGCATGACCGGCTCGGGCCCCTATGCCTGGACCATGGCGCGGCGCTTCGAGATCGCGGTCGAACGGCTCGGTCTCAACAAGCGCCACACGCGGCTGACCACCCGCCATTTCCGCCGCCCGCCGCGAAAGGGCGAGCAATTGTCGCTGTTCGGGGAGGAGACATGA
- a CDS encoding VOC family protein → MSIAGVDEPPGTAGEEEADAGVLRRRAAARAVPPLRLSLVTLGVADLPRAIAFYEALGLERRVRQAEGVAFFDAGGAVLSLYPRHELAADAGVLPGRPGQFGGLALACNRASRAEVDATLIRAVAAGGRALRPAQATFWGGYSGYVADPDGHAWEIAHNPGFGLDAEGRIVLPA, encoded by the coding sequence ATGAGCATCGCAGGCGTGGACGAACCGCCGGGCACGGCGGGCGAGGAAGAAGCCGATGCGGGCGTGCTGCGTCGCCGGGCGGCCGCCCGCGCGGTGCCGCCGCTCAGGCTGTCGCTGGTCACGCTCGGCGTTGCCGATCTTCCCCGGGCGATCGCCTTCTACGAGGCGCTGGGGCTGGAGCGGCGGGTGCGGCAGGCGGAGGGCGTGGCCTTCTTCGATGCCGGGGGAGCGGTGCTCTCGCTTTATCCGCGCCACGAGCTGGCCGCCGACGCCGGCGTTCTTCCCGGCCGGCCGGGGCAGTTCGGCGGGCTGGCGCTGGCCTGCAACCGCGCCAGCCGCGCCGAGGTCGACGCCACGCTCATCCGGGCCGTGGCGGCCGGCGGGCGGGCGCTGAGGCCGGCGCAGGCGACCTTCTGGGGCGGCTATTCCGGCTATGTCGCCGATCCCGACGGCCACGCCTGGGAAATCGCCCACAATCCCGGCTTCGGCCTCGACGCCGAGGGACGGATCGTGCTGCCGGCATAA
- a CDS encoding DsbA family protein, producing MIDRRRVLEGIGTAALTVGALVALASPGGLAGGLGLIGRAEAQTVDTAKLMAPGPLPDQVLGKADAPVTIVEYASLTCGHCAHFHETTYPVLKEKYIDTGKVRFILREFPLDIVAKAGFMLARCAGEGKYYPLTDTLFETQKSWAFGNNPAQALLAIAKQSGMTEQQFNACLNDTKLAGQIDETTKLGAGFGVDSTPTFFINGKKVSGAMSVADLDKELAPLLGN from the coding sequence ATGATCGACCGCCGTCGCGTCCTCGAAGGTATCGGCACCGCCGCGCTCACTGTCGGCGCGCTTGTCGCCCTCGCCTCCCCCGGCGGCCTTGCCGGCGGTCTCGGCCTGATCGGCCGGGCCGAGGCGCAGACGGTGGACACCGCAAAGCTGATGGCGCCGGGCCCGCTGCCCGACCAGGTGCTGGGCAAGGCCGACGCGCCGGTGACGATCGTCGAATACGCCTCGCTGACCTGCGGCCACTGCGCGCATTTCCACGAGACCACCTATCCGGTGCTCAAGGAGAAATACATCGACACCGGCAAGGTGCGCTTCATCCTGCGCGAGTTCCCGCTCGACATCGTGGCCAAGGCCGGCTTCATGCTGGCGCGCTGCGCCGGCGAGGGGAAGTACTACCCGCTCACCGACACGCTGTTCGAGACGCAGAAGAGCTGGGCCTTCGGCAACAACCCGGCGCAGGCGCTGCTTGCCATCGCCAAGCAGAGCGGCATGACCGAGCAGCAGTTCAACGCCTGCCTCAACGACACCAAGCTGGCCGGCCAGATCGACGAGACCACCAAGCTCGGCGCCGGGTTCGGCGTCGATTCCACCCCCACCTTCTTCATCAACGGCAAGAAGGTGTCGGGCGCCATGAGCGTGGCCGATCTCGACAAGGAACTGGCGCCCCTGCTCGGCAACTGA
- a CDS encoding DUF721 domain-containing protein → MAPRSYPRPLADLIDATIAESCRQRGLASVEIVTRWAEIVGEALAARAVPIKLAWPSRQDSGEPGVLHVRVEGGFAIELQHDAPVVIERVNRYFGWRCIGRIALRQGPVPRPRTRRAFVEPDARACDAVRHRLDREVGTFEDSALADALARLGVLVARDERKPAREPRRGEPGFTQR, encoded by the coding sequence ATGGCTCCACGCTCCTATCCGCGCCCGCTCGCCGACCTGATCGACGCGACCATCGCCGAGAGCTGCCGCCAGCGCGGCCTCGCCTCGGTGGAAATCGTCACACGCTGGGCCGAGATCGTCGGCGAGGCGCTGGCGGCGCGCGCCGTGCCGATCAAGCTGGCCTGGCCCTCGCGTCAGGACAGCGGCGAGCCCGGCGTGCTTCATGTGCGCGTCGAGGGCGGCTTCGCCATCGAATTGCAGCACGACGCGCCTGTGGTGATCGAGCGGGTGAACCGCTATTTCGGCTGGCGCTGCATCGGCCGGATCGCCCTGCGGCAGGGCCCGGTGCCGCGCCCACGGACGCGCCGGGCCTTCGTCGAGCCCGACGCGCGGGCCTGCGACGCGGTGAGGCACCGGCTCGACCGCGAGGTCGGCACGTTCGAGGATTCCGCGCTGGCTGACGCGCTGGCCCGGCTCGGCGTTCTGGTGGCGCGCGACGAGCGCAAACCCGCGCGGGAGCCCCGCCGGGGCGAGCCCGGCTTCACGCAGCGGTGA
- the mutY gene encoding A/G-specific adenine glycosylase, protein MQAAANPAANPSRVPPPRPAALLAWYDRHRRRLPWRAPPGERQHPYRVFLSEIMLQQTTVVTVAPYYAAFLARWPEVEALAAAPLEEVLSAWAGLGYYARARNLHACARAVVERHDGRFPPDEAALLALPGIGPYTAAAIASIAFDRRAAPVDGNWERVIARLFAVEEPMPKARTRLRALALTLLPDERHGDFAQAMMDLGATICSPRKPACALCPWNDACAARAAGVPERYPLKTAKAARPTRRGVAFLAVRADGAVLVRSRPPRGLLGGMSEVPSTPWEAAAVANAAVHAPLPASWMALNAPVTHVFSHFALELDVWRAELPSSAVAPAGHRWVRPEDFDAEAFPSVMRKVLARL, encoded by the coding sequence ATGCAAGCCGCCGCCAATCCAGCCGCCAATCCGTCCCGCGTCCCGCCGCCCCGGCCGGCGGCATTGCTCGCCTGGTACGACCGCCACCGCCGCCGCCTGCCCTGGCGCGCTCCCCCGGGCGAACGCCAGCATCCCTACCGCGTCTTCCTTTCCGAAATCATGCTGCAGCAGACGACGGTGGTGACGGTGGCGCCCTATTACGCCGCCTTCCTCGCGCGCTGGCCGGAGGTGGAGGCGCTGGCGGCCGCGCCGCTGGAGGAGGTGCTCTCGGCCTGGGCGGGGCTCGGCTATTACGCCCGCGCCCGCAATCTGCACGCCTGCGCCCGGGCGGTGGTGGAGCGCCATGACGGGCGGTTTCCGCCCGATGAGGCGGCGCTGCTCGCCCTGCCGGGCATCGGCCCCTACACGGCCGCCGCGATCGCTTCCATCGCCTTCGACCGGCGCGCCGCTCCGGTGGACGGCAATTGGGAGCGGGTGATCGCCCGCCTTTTCGCGGTTGAGGAGCCGATGCCGAAGGCGCGGACGCGGCTGCGCGCGCTGGCGCTCACTTTGCTGCCGGACGAGCGGCATGGCGATTTCGCGCAGGCGATGATGGATCTGGGCGCCACCATATGCTCGCCGCGCAAGCCCGCCTGCGCGCTCTGCCCGTGGAACGATGCCTGCGCCGCGCGGGCGGCCGGCGTGCCCGAGCGCTATCCGCTGAAGACGGCCAAGGCCGCGCGGCCAACGCGGCGCGGCGTCGCCTTCCTCGCGGTGCGGGCGGACGGTGCGGTGCTGGTGCGCTCGCGGCCCCCACGCGGCCTGCTCGGCGGCATGAGCGAGGTGCCCTCGACGCCCTGGGAGGCCGCGGCCGTGGCGAACGCCGCCGTCCATGCCCCGCTGCCGGCCTCATGGATGGCGCTCAATGCGCCCGTCACCCATGTGTTCAGCCATTTCGCGCTGGAACTGGACGTCTGGCGCGCCGAACTGCCGTCGAGCGCGGTCGCGCCCGCCGGCCATCGCTGGGTGCGGCCCGAAGATTTCGACGCCGAAGCCTTTCCGAGCGTGATGCGCAAGGTGCTGGCGCGGCTGTGA
- a CDS encoding site-specific DNA-methyltransferase, translating to MKVVRNGEARVASRSGAMRRPGPSSELPLDTIVRGDCVAALSRLPAASVDLIFADPPYNLQLQGELKRPDDSRVDAVDDAWDKFESFEAYDAFTRAWLLAARRVLKPTGTLWVIGSYHNIFRVGAMLQDLDFWILNDIVWRKTNPMPNFRGRRFTNAHETLIWAAREPGGKGYTFNYEAMKAANEDVQMRSDWLFPICSGAERLKDDDGHKVHPTQKPEALLARVILSASKPGDVVLDPFLGSGTTAAVAKRLGRHFVGIERDPVYADAAQARIDAVEPLPDLTLAAAPTAREAPRIAFGALLERGLIAPGTLLTDARSRFRALVRADGTLSLETAPGLGQIGSIHRAGAIAQGIDACNGWTFWHIATREGLKPIDSLRATARSEMALAAE from the coding sequence ATGAAGGTGGTTCGTAACGGGGAGGCCCGCGTGGCGTCCCGATCCGGCGCGATGCGCCGCCCCGGCCCGTCTTCCGAGCTTCCCCTCGACACCATCGTGCGCGGCGATTGCGTTGCCGCCCTGTCGCGGCTGCCGGCCGCTTCGGTCGACCTGATCTTCGCCGACCCGCCCTATAATCTCCAGCTCCAGGGCGAGCTGAAGCGGCCCGACGACAGCCGGGTCGACGCGGTGGACGACGCCTGGGACAAGTTCGAGAGCTTCGAGGCCTATGACGCCTTCACCCGCGCCTGGCTGCTGGCGGCGCGGCGCGTGCTCAAGCCCACCGGCACGCTGTGGGTGATCGGCTCCTATCACAACATCTTCCGCGTCGGCGCCATGCTGCAGGATCTCGACTTCTGGATCCTCAACGACATCGTCTGGCGCAAGACCAACCCGATGCCGAACTTCCGCGGCCGGCGCTTCACCAATGCGCATGAGACGCTGATCTGGGCGGCGCGCGAACCGGGCGGCAAGGGCTACACCTTCAATTACGAGGCGATGAAGGCGGCCAATGAGGACGTGCAGATGCGCTCCGACTGGCTGTTCCCGATCTGCTCGGGCGCCGAGCGGCTGAAGGACGATGACGGCCACAAGGTCCACCCGACCCAGAAGCCCGAGGCCCTGCTGGCGCGGGTGATCCTTTCCGCCTCGAAGCCGGGCGACGTGGTGCTCGACCCCTTCCTCGGCTCCGGCACCACGGCGGCGGTGGCCAAGCGCCTCGGCCGGCATTTCGTCGGCATCGAGCGCGATCCGGTCTACGCCGACGCCGCGCAGGCCCGCATCGACGCGGTGGAGCCGCTGCCCGACCTGACGCTGGCGGCCGCGCCGACTGCGCGCGAAGCCCCGCGCATCGCCTTCGGCGCCCTGCTGGAGCGCGGACTCATCGCACCCGGCACGCTGCTGACCGACGCCAGATCGCGATTCCGCGCGCTGGTGCGCGCCGACGGCACGCTGTCTCTGGAGACGGCGCCGGGCCTCGGCCAGATCGGCTCGATTCACCGCGCCGGCGCCATCGCGCAGGGCATCGACGCCTGCAATGGCTGGACCTTCTGGCACATCGCCACCCGCGAGGGACTGAAGCCCATCGACAGCCTGCGCGCCACGGCGCGCTCGGAAATGGCGCTGGCAGCGGAATAG
- a CDS encoding FUSC family protein, whose product MVETIGKPSPAAAGDLPRWHGDGLLARSIRFALTVMAPISVGLVVGVDIWLIYAMLTCILGFTLDTGGPAAQRLVRIGAAGAVILLGTGLGTLVAHHTGLIILAFALAGALYALVESIDPSAAAASRFLCLTLAVGALYAPLQPADIPVVAGFAVWAWLVSLGWDLVVGLWRPSVAPAPRAVLARIRATARERWIFAGAVAISVPLALFTSLALGLHRPYWALIAIVLVLRADSLMSRQLMIQQLAGTLLGILAALGFGHLFPAHAALLTGMALAALLRWPAQQLNGTLGAAALTAFIILLLELVAGGIGGAAHDIAERLVDVTVGCGFAFVALELDRLGRRLFRRR is encoded by the coding sequence ATGGTCGAAACCATCGGTAAACCATCCCCCGCCGCAGCCGGCGACCTGCCGCGCTGGCATGGCGACGGCCTGCTCGCCCGCTCGATCCGCTTCGCCCTGACGGTGATGGCGCCGATCTCCGTCGGCCTCGTGGTCGGCGTCGACATCTGGCTGATCTACGCCATGCTGACCTGCATCCTCGGCTTCACCCTCGATACCGGAGGGCCGGCGGCGCAGCGGCTCGTGCGCATCGGCGCGGCCGGGGCGGTGATTCTCCTCGGCACCGGCCTCGGCACGCTGGTCGCTCACCACACCGGCCTCATCATCCTCGCCTTCGCGCTTGCCGGCGCCCTCTACGCGCTGGTCGAGAGCATCGATCCGAGCGCGGCGGCGGCCTCGCGCTTCCTCTGCCTGACGCTGGCGGTCGGGGCGCTGTACGCGCCGCTGCAGCCGGCCGACATTCCGGTGGTCGCCGGCTTCGCGGTCTGGGCATGGCTGGTCTCGCTTGGCTGGGATCTCGTCGTCGGCCTGTGGCGTCCCTCCGTCGCGCCGGCGCCGCGCGCGGTGCTCGCCCGCATCCGCGCCACCGCGCGCGAGCGCTGGATATTCGCCGGGGCGGTGGCGATCTCGGTGCCGCTGGCGTTGTTCACCAGCCTCGCCCTCGGCCTGCACCGGCCCTACTGGGCGCTGATCGCTATCGTGCTGGTGCTCAGGGCGGATTCGCTGATGAGCCGGCAGCTCATGATTCAGCAGCTCGCCGGCACGCTGCTCGGCATCCTCGCCGCGCTCGGCTTCGGCCATCTCTTCCCGGCCCATGCCGCCCTGCTGACGGGGATGGCGCTGGCGGCGCTGCTGCGCTGGCCGGCGCAGCAGCTCAACGGCACGCTCGGCGCCGCCGCGCTGACCGCCTTCATCATCCTGCTGCTGGAGCTGGTCGCCGGCGGCATCGGCGGGGCCGCCCACGACATCGCCGAGCGGCTGGTCGACGTGACGGTGGGCTGCGGCTTCGCCTTCGTGGCGCTGGAACTCGACCGGCTCGGCCGCCGCCTGTTCAGGCGCCGCTAG